Part of the Brevibacillus brevis genome is shown below.
CGGAAATCGTGCAGGAAGGAAAGCATGTCGCGATCGTCTCGTTCGGACACGTGTTTGAGATCGCCGAGCAGGCTGTCCAAGCGCTGAAAGCGGAAGGGATCAAGCCGATGCTCGTCAATGCCCGTTTTTGCAAGCCGTTGGATGAGGAGCTGCTATTCCGCCTCGCGCGGGAAGGCTACCAGATCATCACTGTCGAGGAAGGCTCGGAGATGGGCGGCTTCGGAAGCGCGGTACTGGAGTGTTACCAACGCGCAGGGTTTGATGGCGTGAATGTACAGATGGTCGGGGTACCGGATTATTTCGTGGAGCATGGAAGTGTCAAGGAACAGCGGCTGGAAGTGGGACTCACGGCAGAGAACATCGCTTCCCGCGTGCGCGCCTTGATGCCTGTGTCGAAGGGCGTAGTGGAAGCATGAGCATACGAAAAGAACGCGTAGATGTCCTCCTGGTGGAGCGGGGCATCTACGAAACAAGGGAAAAAGCGAAAGCGGCAGTAATGGCTGGCCTGGTGCAGGTTGGCGGCGAACGCTGCGATAAGCCCGGGACCAAGGTCACGGAAGATGTCGCGATCACAGTCAAGGGGGAAGTCCATCCGTACGTAGGACGGGGTGGACTCAAACTGGAAAAGGCCTTGCGCGTATTCGGGATCGACTTGACTGATCGCGTCATGATGGATATCGGGGCTTCTACCGGCGGCTTTACGGATTGCGCGCTGCAGCACGGAGCCCGGATGGTCTACGCGATCGACGTCGGCTACGGCCAGCTGGCGTGGAGCCTTCGCCAGGATGAGCGCGTCGTGGTGATGGAACGCACCAATTTCCGGCACATGGATCCGGAAAGCTTTGCGCATGAGCAGCCGGATGCAGCATCGATCGACGTCTCCTTTATCTCACTTCGGCTGATTCTGCCTGTCCTGTACCGCTTTCTGAAGCAGGGGGGCGATGTCGTCGCCCTGGTCAAGCCGCAGTTTGAAGCTGGCAAAGAGAAGGTCGGCAAAAATGGCATCGTACGCGACCCTGAGACACATGAGGCTGTGCTGACGGACATTGGCCAATTTGCCAGAGAGCTGGGATTCGCCCTGCGGGGACTTGATTTTTCTCCGATCACGGGGGGAGAAGGCAATATCGAGTTC
Proteins encoded:
- a CDS encoding TlyA family RNA methyltransferase, which gives rise to MSIRKERVDVLLVERGIYETREKAKAAVMAGLVQVGGERCDKPGTKVTEDVAITVKGEVHPYVGRGGLKLEKALRVFGIDLTDRVMMDIGASTGGFTDCALQHGARMVYAIDVGYGQLAWSLRQDERVVVMERTNFRHMDPESFAHEQPDAASIDVSFISLRLILPVLYRFLKQGGDVVALVKPQFEAGKEKVGKNGIVRDPETHEAVLTDIGQFARELGFALRGLDFSPITGGEGNIEFVLHAQKGEGGLEAEEWLELVTKVVASAHAELK